attatatatatatgatttaGTGCATTATCATGATCGACAGAGATGCAGCCCGAAATTAATTGGATAAAGAACAGAAGGCGGGGGGAACACAATCTGTATCTTCAGTGTCTAATCATTAATTCATATAGCCATACTGTTTGATGTTCAGTTCAATCCTACCTGAAAGTGGCACCTCATGTGTGCTCAGGACATGTGCCATAGACTACCAGGTCCAGCACATTACtcagagaaaaaaagagaagtcgCACATAATTTTGGAAGCACATTATTCAGAGAAGAGAAGTCACACATAATTTTGTAAAGCAAATAAAAGATAACTTTGGCTGTTGAACAACTTACCTTAGATGATCCATTGTGGCGATCTGGGTGCCATCTAAGTGCGCATGCTCGGTATCTAGTATCACGAGAAAGGAAACAAATGATGAAATAATCTTGGAACAGTTCACAAAGGAACTAAATTACACACTTCATGGCGCAACCTCtgccagaaaaaaaaaggactcAAAGCCTTGGAAGTGTTCAAAGATCTTACGCGCTTTTAACATCTTCAAGTTTTAGCGGACCAGAGGTTCTCAATCCAAGAGCTTGCCGTGCTAAAGATACCTCTGATGGAGTGGAttcttcatcctcatcatccGTTTCAGAACTCCAGTTTCTGAATTTTTCTGAGTGAGCACGTCTGGAGTTCCTCCACTGAAAATTATCAGAGGAAAAGGACCAATAATATGTGTGCTGGTCTCGAAAAGCATTACGAAACAGAATCTCTGGTTCATCCTCATCACTCGTGCAAAACTCAAATCCTCCTGTTGCCAAACAAGAAACGAATGTACCAACTTCAGAAGGTTCATTGTAATATCATCTACGGGTTTCTAACTTTCATAAGACTCAAATAGATCTGTAACACTTCTAATAAAAACAGTTAGACATGGAAAGCCCGCTGAAGGAGTTTTCAATCAAGTTAAGATTTATAGAGAAGAATAATCCAAATATGCTTATAATATAGGAAAACAGAAAAGCACTGGACCTCTGCTTCTGAAATTTCCGTAATAAAAATCATGTGTACGGAAACCATTGTTGTTAGAATTCCTAACCCAACGATGTCCTCTAAACCATGAAGGTCCACTAGATGCATCAGTTCTCTCATCTTCATCCCGCCAACTCTGAAcatcaagaaaaaaataagCCATATATAAATGGACCAGAACACTATATCTCCATTAAGCATTTGACAGACATTGTTATTGAAAGCTACAAACCAATGTTGTAGTAAGAACAAATTGAACACAAATGTCTTAATAAATGGAAAGCAGAAACAGAACAGGTGATAAATAAGAAGTTTCTGTTTTATTGTATCACAAATTTCACATCACTATTGAGTTCCACACTCCTTAGACATAAAAGCCTCTAGAGTCTAATGTCTTCCAGGAATATAAACAGATGATTCCGAACTACTAATGTATTCCAAAATCTTCAAGGATTCAATTGGGATTTTAGGACCTGATTTGCAATTATTGTACTGTGCTGTGGAATCTGGCAAGAGTTTCTGAGAGCAGCACATGCCTTTTAGGATCCATTCATCTCTACTTTGCAAAGGAATATGATAAAACGTAATAATTAATATGTTGATATAGTTTTAATAATAAAGAGACCACATACTTAAAGGATTTATCGGAGCTATAAGCTGCCTACTCCTATGTTTCCAAATTCCAACATAACAGGAACATAATTGATATTAACATAACATGAAAAATGTGAAACGTTTCATTACACTGACCTGGAAGAGGTACTCTGCATACTCCGACATATTCCGTACCATCGACCTTTTATTTTCTCTATTCCTCCTACGTTTTGCGTAATAGTTGAATCTCTGCTCAACAAAAGATAAATTGTGTTGGTTATTTCTCCATTCAAAGCACAAACTATTTTGCAATAGGGAACCATATATCTTGTGAATAGCCAGTTAGCACAAGCTTCTAGCCAGATGCAATGCTATATATTATAGTAACTTAAGTAGGCAAGACACAGAAACCAGATGAACTAAGCACTGTTCACAAAGTTTCACTTACATCACATCTGTAAATAAACAAGAAACCTGAAAATCACAGTGCAATTTTACCGCAGCCTTAGCAATCTGATGAAATTTGGTGGCCAAGTTCCACATGTAGCATCAAGCACGAAATGAGCAATGCAGAAAGCAGCGCACGTGCACCCAGAGGAATAGAAGATTCGCAAGCATCAAATATCAAGCAAGAGTATCCCCAAATTCCGCATCTATCGCCATGTACAGAGCATAAGTAACGCCCCAAATCCACCTGATACCGTCCAGTAGCATAGTTCTATAATGCAAAATTGATCCAAAGGGGTCGAGCAAGAACACTGATCCAACGCGGCAATCCCTCCCCAATTTATAATTTTTACCAAGCTCGTGACTATAAAAGAACACCAATGGTAACGCAGACCTGGCTCCATACAGGCATTTCATCAAATAGATTCCCGGCCAGATACGAACCACGCTCGGATCAAACAAAAGGAGGCATCTTTTTACATAAAAGAAAACGAGGGCCTGCTACTGCTACATCACAAAGAAGGGGCGACGGATGGAGGCGGGATTACGTTGTGCCACTGCGTCTTGCGCTTCCGCTGCAGGACGGGGGTGGAGTGGAACGACGCGGCGCCTCCCAGCTGCTGATGcggggccgccaccgccgccgccgcaacgaGGGGGTGCCGGCGTTGGCCGGAGAGGAGAGCCGACTTGATGCTGTTCATCGTGGCGGGTACGGCCGCCCCCGGagacggcggaggaggagggcggcgttTACCTCCTGGGGGACGGCCGGACGGGACGGCCGGAGAGGGGTTGCGGTGGCGCTCGCTCCGCAAGAGGGGGAGGAATGGCCTGTTTGGGCATTGGCAGATAGCTGGGTCCGGCCCGTTAGAGGCCCAAACTCCCTTGTATATGCTTTACCGCTTTTAGAGAGAGAGgcccttttttcctttttatatttaaaaaaaattaaaatttcaaaaatatatgtctgttttgaaaaatttcaaaaatataccccggtcgccctatgggggcgacGGGCCCtaaatgtatttttttcttcaaatttgcaacgaggtccctggccgggggcGCACGTGTgcaaggggggcctgtcgcccccccaacgggcgacaggggggcgcCTGTcacccccctcgggcgaccggtggGCCTCGTCCACAGGCGCGACAGGGGGGGCTGTCGCCCCCCTCGGGCAACCGGGTCATGCCCCTCTATATAAACATTCTACCCTCATTcactcctcatttgagcccaaaaatttcaccaaaaatccagaaaaaaaaaagagaggggtgaggagaagggaagcggcgaagccctgccggattccgcacttgtgatctgcaggttagtacatttagtttatatatttttccattggtattgtagagtaatttaatttatttagtgctatagtagaatcatttaagtaggagtttactgatattttagttacgtagtagtaaattaatttagaaaattagtactacgcgtttattattacaattgcagtactattagagacgtgtttataaattaattacgatttagaatagaattttgcatatgcagtatataatttgagtgtcatcacgtagttatgaatacttatatgttgtagttgaattccatacttagtttttacggattattgaataaggtagtgaagtaaagagtataactcgataagtattctgtgatatacagatatatcgagcaagatgcagtttcaagtattttatggtgactacaatgttttgtatggaccaaatggagtagacatttctgcctttaagtgcacatctagcgccatagataaacctctggaaaggagttttggttccatatgtaagtggctgcagcgtgggttctgTGTTGATCCGTTAACACATGTGaagaccgtccagtctcttgttaattgggaggtagaaagtgatttatgggaattgatgatgatacacagcactgatgactggcagaagtaaatgcaagcagctctagagcgtgggtggcctctggccattcttgttcaaatccgggagaagacacaaaatcaaatccaacatggtgcagatgaatcaactccgagtattcgaagaaagaccaactatgttgagcaagataagtcagaagagatagagaaccaaaataTCGGACCACAAgaccttgctgatgagggagagaggatacatagcattgtggacgagatggagacagaagaccaaaccgcaatagagatggaagaatatgagggctcatctgatgacgagcagtactcattgccaaaagagtggaaggagcatgattttggcagtcatgtcgcagaagacgtacgaaatcaggagtgggagtacagagggaatgaggtagtgcaaggtacaacatatccaaacattgaagtcgtaaaagatgctgtgagactacgggcaatatcattgaaacgagaatttagagCCGTAAaatctggcagtaaagaatatgaggtgaagtgtgtgaatgatggatgtccatggcgagtacatgcattcaagggaaaatggaagtcgaactggaaatgttccattgtgacagagcacacttgcttgctgtcagaagttcttccctcgcatcacaatatatcatgcgactttgttgcaaagcaaatatatgggttgattatggacaacctaaattatgagccaaaaataattgttcgatacattgagcagacttaccagtacaccattagttatttgaaggcatggcgggctaaacaaagggtgttcgagatgcggttcagCACATACGAGGTAtctatgataacctacctcgtatgttatcccaggttgctgctagaaatcttggaagcttttatgacacatacctcgtaccagccgtgactaggggcaaagtattctgcaacgagccttcttttgcctaggtgcctgtgttagagcatttcattgttgtcttccggtgatctgcattgatggcacatttctgactggaaggtataaaggtcagatactcaccacaatcggggtagattgcaacaaccaaatagttccgctcgcatttgcatttgttgagaatgagaacttagacagttggtattggtttcttgaacgagtgaaggttcatgttgttgctgcacgtccagatgtgtgccttattagtgataggcaagtaggtctgctgcaatcaatactgaaattgcaacgtggaactgcgacaacgcctccattgtggcccgatgtccaaaacaggtggtgcattaggcatatgggtgcaaacttctatgatcacttcaagaacaaggatcttaagaacatgtttaagaggttgtgcacccaaaatcaacagagaaaattcaatgcattatagcagatgcttgatcagttgactgcagagctagtgaaggtaagggcatcaggaccAAGCACGAGTcaagctgcagaggctagggattcaattgagaagccattttcacaatggattcgaggtgcacctaaggagaaatggtcattcctttatgataccaacggaatacggtatggtattcagacaacgaaccatgtagagtgtttcaatatgattatgcgttcttgtcatgcctttcctcttgtgggaattgttgagttcatcatgtatgggtgcatgaaatatttcagagagcgttacatggctgcaagcataaacatcagcaactcccaaattcagttttgcacaagagtgacacaatatatgcaagagaagattgaaaaggccaaactgcaccgcgtcatatcgacaggtacaatggagcatagattttaTGTTtcatatttcggtttctacatgtcatgacgaaagacacgagcgtacgctaacatccgcattttatgcgtaggattctaccccgatgcgggcgccggaccttcttcttcctgctTTCGACCTGGTACATAACACTCttgtaaggatcgtggcccaagaagggggggttgaattggactttttcaaatttctatctagtccttaacctagactagtattgcccaatctacaaatttgaaatctagtcactagagcaagctagcaaaaggtccttaggtaggtaagtacactatcatgatcattttgtcttaaaggtttcacactagcaagatcaaacctaagcaaaagatcacactaccaagcaagttgtcctagtcaaactacaagcaatcaaaagcaagaataacaacgaaaggatttaattgcttgaaataaaagtaagggacacgagacaaccggattttttcccgtggtatcgaggagttgacgctcccccctaatccacgttggagcacccacacaagggtatagctcccttgcttcaccaaggagcaagtgatcactaagaatgctctttctccatctccggaacggcaaGCTTCACAtcgtgtacaatcttcttgtcttggggctcccacaaactccaagagctcaccaagaacctcccgatcaccaagaccggctaggtgccgtcaaacaccaagagtaacaagctcctaagccttcacttgacctacactcagttggccctagctcaagcacacttgctacacttgcaaaggttgaattcttcaaggttgaagcacaaacaattcactagatcttctcttgtttgctcaaagcactttctcttcttctcaagggtggcctcaaatattcagggtgtcaaaggcaactgaaatgagccatgtggtgcccttatatagagtggaaagagttacatagccattggaagtccactgcaaaaaaaaccgtgagcaccggaagaaccgatgggtgtcagatttgaggcgtcggttcaaccggtctctctgtgtccaaattttagccgttggggttctgacacagtatccaggcttgcgtcattgcaccggtgcatgctccgtaggggcatcggttcaaccggtgctgaagaggttcactgatcaactcaaacaagctctctggaacataggacatctaatgcaccggtgctttgattctgaagcgtcggttcaaccggtgctgaagagaagttgaagtccaccaaaaacatgctctctggaacaaggtacatccaatgcaccggtgcttatcttttgaccgtcgtttcaaccggtgctatagagtttttgacttgattcctgcctgcatctagagaagatagaccgatagggcatcggtccttccgccaagcatcggatgatccgatactagggcaccggttcaaccagtgctgctgtttttctttgttttcagctgaattgacttggatttgaatgtaacttcgattgtttcttcttccaagcgtcgtgttaacttctattgaccatttTGGGctatttttgagcgagtgtgcaagatttctaaggccaactcaatttcgatcaagctactaactcatgaacccctcttaatagtacggtcaaaaactaaaaactataaaaccctagctaaatcaagtgtccttcatctccttgtgacacttgagactagaagggtccttaatctttaaaattgagtccttggcacgcatggctGTTCCGAATTGAGtggtctcttttcacatttcatatgagactaatttaatcattaatttttccttcaaaacacacgttagtcgcatacggttgtcattaatcaccgaaacttaccattagcatctatctacctagatgcacttcaacctccccctttttggtgattgatgacaacacaaagtagagatacaaaAGATATGAAAGTGAaagcgataaacaagcatgcattactcgaaataaaacacatgtagggacatgtcaacacagagcatacacaatatccaaataacatgtccatacacaaaaaccatgaagatccaaatcacgccacaaaccaccaagctccccctatctctactccccctatctatctcccactttggcaacaaagcaccaaaaagaaaggcgatctaatcctgagctggagaaggcggggtcttcagACTCGGTCCGGTGGaaaactgagcggcggagtcgtcggcgtcgtcgtccgtccagtcgtcgtcgaccgaagagaacttctgctcgaccggagttgtcggagcagcagaagtagctggagtagcggtAGCAACTGGCTTGGCGacgaccgtggagtccgtcggaggagcagacgtgacgggagtcaggtctggctgagtggggcgcacgacggacggacggagcacctcaggctgtgaaGGTGACTCGAAAGTGAGTGACTGAGctgaggggtgctggagctggtgtaggatctgctgctgccTAAGGAACTCTGCATGCTATTCggcagtccaaacactaggttgtggagcaggagccggagcagaagtaggaacaggactggcaaacaacccggtctgaagaagtggtgacatcgggaaggatgacaagggtgtctgcacaaaacCGCCAACAGGTGGAGCGGGAGCAGTgaggtcgaactggagctgttggggtgtagggagctgaggctcaggcagtccagtgtgacggtacagctgaccgaagcatcccgagaagaaagtgaacatctgctgctggatctgggattgctgctgaagctgtaacctcatggcctctTGCTGCTGCCGAATTCCCTCAAGTACtagagtctgggcctcctgctggcgagcctgctcagcttgcatactcagctgagctgcagcaaatcgGTCCTACTGGTCAGATAGCCTCTGAAGGATAGTAGCGAGTGCATCGGACCGAGTGACCTGAGCAGTGGTAACCGGAGGGGCAGGGGTGCGGGCTGCAccagaggatcctgcctcatcgtCATGAGCACCTCGAGGGACGGTAACTGTGGGTATGAAATCCttgtcatcctccga
This portion of the Panicum virgatum strain AP13 chromosome 2N, P.virgatum_v5, whole genome shotgun sequence genome encodes:
- the LOC120658404 gene encoding uncharacterized protein LOC120658404, whose amino-acid sequence is MNSIKSALLSGQRRHPLVAAAAVAAPHQQLGGAASFHSTPVLQRKRKTQWHNRFNYYAKRRRNRENKRSMVRNMSEYAEYLFQSWRDEDERTDASSGPSWFRGHRWVRNSNNNGFRTHDFYYGNFRSRGGFEFCTSDEDEPEILFRNAFRDQHTYYWSFSSDNFQWRNSRRAHSEKFRNWSSETDDEDEESTPSEVSLARQALGLRTSGPLKLEDVKSAYRACALRWHPDRHNGSSKATAERFKHCSAAYQTLCDSLAAA